A window of Periplaneta americana isolate PAMFEO1 chromosome 9, P.americana_PAMFEO1_priV1, whole genome shotgun sequence genomic DNA:
atggccagccactgaagcacagattttgaggtgttccgaatccatttcttggtttgagttgcacaatgggcagttaggggactgatatattccaattctatgcaggtgtttggccaaacagtcatggcctgttgccaatctatatGCAGCtaaagacgattttcgtggtaaatcggaaattaactgtggattatgatgcagagagttccattttttccccttgagattgtgttatcaaattttgtttgttgatgtctaagtatgtagatttaataaatcttttcacagagtaatacgtaaatGTTACTATTGTCTAAACCAACATTTGAATGATAAGCAATGATTTctatcaaatttctgtctccTTTTTCTGACTAAAACAACCCCTGTAATAGAcatgtttaaataaattacattacgcATTGTAGTGAATAAGAATTAACTGTATCTTTATTATAACATGAAGGGATGCACTATTTCCTTACACTGGTGAATCTGCACCAGTCTCTTTCCTGAAAGAGCTTCGTTTTCCCAAATGCCCATGTCCATACTGAACTGGTCTTAAGTTTTCTTCTGTTCAGATGCAGGAGAGACTTTGTGAGAGCTCGGTTGGGCTTTAACAAGAGTTTTGCCCATTTTTCTGATGTTCCCAACTAGTCCATTGTTTATTGAAGTTTTTGCACTTGATTTGCTAATGCCTCAGGCTGGTTAAGGTCCAATGTACGTGCTTCTTAACTGCTTCTTCAGTTCTTGCTCTGCAGAGTTTTAATACTTCCCACGCCACTTTATACTTAAATTAGAAGATTTAACTTATAATCCTAGGTACATCAGCAGCACCTACATGTACCTGCATTCTCAGACGGTAACGCTCCTTTTCTTGTTCACCAAACAAATCCTTCATGGCACCCTGCAGGTTCTGCGGTGGTGACACCACAGGGACAGACAGTCTAGAGGACGCATTCCCAGCTAGTACGTACGTGCATCGGTTCATGAGGTAATCCTTAAAACCCTGTGGTGGCTTTGGCTGTACAGGGAACAAACCTTTGCGACGGCGTTCAATCTGCAACACACAATAGGGATTCGTGACAAGACTGTTTAAAATTGATTCCTAATATCTTAGTCAACTCATATTTCTTTTTTAGGCCTACTTGtagcataaaaaatatttgttgtttCGTAAGCAAATGCCATTCTGCTCAGTTACAAATGATTACTATGTTCTATGTTGGGCACTGCTCAAGCAGTATGATTAACATGATGCCTGAATATGAATCTGTTCAAGCACACGTTTAATATAAGGAGCAATGACTATTAGTgcaaacaacaaattaaatagATGGTATTGATATTCTGTAAAATCGCGGTAACGTTAAATATGTCatatatttcgattatatttaTCGATTCCTAAAGGAACAATTACGGAAATGAGATTtgtaaggaggactgccggctacagcttgcatgaccacaaaaggaatgaactaattacaaaagaattgaaaattacacctgtttatgaacatctcaaccactatagacaaaaatggcttaaccatgtcaatagaatggaccgttccagactcccaagacaaattctccgctacataccacatggaagacgatctttgggacgcctcCTGAAAAgatggagaccgtaacaggccactaggcctaatacctgcaaggacgatgatgatgaaaggAACAACAGCACACTCTGTATAGTGTACATGATTCGACATTTCAAATGGCTGACTATATGTATGCAAAAAAGAGCTCTGTAAGGATTCAGGACAATCAAATTCTTCCAACTGGGCATGATTTGATATGGCATGCAATTACAATCAAAATGTCTCGAGCAGTCTTCACACCACTCTCCCGGTTTATTTTGAGATGGTGGGGAGTAGAGGTGGGGTGTAATGTAGTGTTTAGCCGTCACGGCTCTGGAAAAATTGCTATAACAGATAATAGTGATTTTGTCACATTGTGATTTGTGTGTCCAGAGGATTCTTGGCAATTGCACTCTGCCACAGTTTTAtgaactctatatatatatatatatatatatatatatatatatatatatatatatatatatatatatatatatatcactcaataaaagaattgtattccaatggataccatcccattgtggaatcctgggaaacgagaatgtggatgctttagcaaagaagggcagcactgctacttacagacctgttactaaatctacgtattactctgtgaaaagattgattaaatctacatacttagacttcaacaaacaaaatttgataacacaatcacaagggaaaaaatggaactctctgcatcataatccacagttaattcccgatttaccacgaaaatcatctgtagctgcatttagattggcaacaggccatgattgtttggccaaacacctgcatagaattggaatatatcagtcccctaactgcccattgtgcaactcaaaccaagaaatggattcggaacacctcaaaatctgtgcttcggtggctgaccatgacaatatctttgaaaaatattggagtgcaagaggtcaaatgactttattgtcaaacgcctggctaCACTCCCTTGATCacctgatgaatttattatcatagctttTCTGTCtggtatttaattaaatttcgttttttatcatttcattgcattccatttttttatttttccttacattttcccTCTTAACTAGCCTATCTGCACGAAGTGAGTTAATTATGTCGTATTCCAATctgtaaatattgtattgtattatggtattattttcgttttccaTTGtctcaattttgttattttttaatatgttacaGTACAATTCCTCGTATCCAGCAACTATAGGACAAAGTGTCACCCCAGCAGCAATGACACATTCTGAAGTTTGTGGAATACTGTAGAATCAGTGACAAAAATATTGCGGGTTCCTACCTTAAAACAACGTGCATGATGCGAGTCTTACCACTACTGGCCAACTGAGCATGAGCAGGATAGCATAAAGTGCATTTGTCTCGTCTGGTGCATGCATATTGATttagaaaatataaatgtaacagaTAATAAAACTAAGTAGCACCTGCTTTCTGATGTTGAGGAACAGCTGGTAGCAGTTGGTGATGGGCTGGTCGTGGGGGTGCACTTCGGTCGTGGTGCTTGCAGAGTCTGAGGGCTCGGCAGTGGAAGTCGAGGCAGCAGCAGCCTGACTCTCCTTGCTCTGCTTCATCTTCCGCTTCCTGGGGTGCAGGTCCACTGGAGGCGGCTGCGGAGGGGCGGGCTGGGGTTGCTGTCCCGGCTGCTCGGCCGGCTCCACCACCTTCTCCTCGGGAGTGGGCGCCATCGACGTGTTTGCAGGCGACGCCGACTTGGCCGCACCGGCCACACTGCTGGTCTCGACACTTGCCGGAGGAGCTGCGCACTCGGCCAGTGACGGAGACTGACTCTGGCTGGGAGACGAGTTGTTGGACCCCCGATCCACCGCACCTCCACTACTAGCCCCAGAAGCCGCGGGGGAAGGAGCAGAACTGCCGGAGACCGAGGCGGAGGCCGTGGACAGAGAGCTAGAAGACGAGACGGCAGCAGTCGTGGCTGCCACGTTAGCGGATGCCGAGGTGCCCCCACCCGACCGGTGCGAACTGCGCAGTACCCGCTGGTGGTGAGTCGACCGCTGCTCTTCTGACATGAGGGGCCCGGCCCCGGAGTCTTTCTTCTCGTCACTCTTTGCGGCACCACCACCCCCGCTGCCGGCTCCAGTCGGCTCAGAGGGGCTCGGCCCGCCGCCAGACGCCGGTGGCTCCTTGTCTGTGTTCGCGTCAGACGACGCCACGACGTAGGGCAAGGCTTGGTGGTGGCGCGCGGCGCCATTCTTGCCGTTGCGGTTCCCCTGCTCCTGCTCCAGGGACGCACTCTGCTGTGGGATCACTATCTTCAGCGGGGGCACTTTGGGGCCTCCTGTCCACGCGGCGGGGTTTGGGCCCGGAGGCTCTGGCCCACTGCCGCCTCCCTTCCCTCCTCGGCTCTCTTCGCCCTCGCCATCACTCTCCGTGCCCTTTCCGCCGGCACTGCCTCCGCCGCTACAGGTCGACGCGGTGGCAGAGGCCAGCTTGGGACTGTTGCTGCCGGTGCCACTGCTGGGGCTCCTGCGGTCGGAGCCATTGGCCGCATTCTTGGCAGCTGCACCTCCACCGTTCTTTTGGTTGCCGGTCACCTTAGTACACTTTTCAGACGCGCCGTTTCTGCCGCCCCCAAACCTTCCCGAGGTGCCGCCACCGTTCCGAGCGTTCTCTTTGCTGCTGTCGGAGTCCTTGCGCTTCTTGCGCTTGTTCTCCTCGTCCCCTTCGTCGGCCCCCTCGCCCACCTCTGCAAAGTTACGCTTGCCGCCCTGCTCCACGGGGCTCTCCTGGCGCGTGGGGCTGTTACAGTCTGCGGGGGGCTCCTTCTTGTCTCCCGTATCAGGCGAGGCATCCTTGCCACTCTTGAACTCGTACACGTCCTCGCTGCCCTCCATGCCGGTCCTGCAGGCAAGAAGCAGCCAACAGCAATGGAGCACCACTGCCACACTCCGCTCTACAGTCAGCTCACCTCTCAGAGTCGCACGGCGCTATGTCAGCACGTGGCAGCCGCTTGTCATCCCTCACCCGAGCCTGGTGCAAGCGCACAGAGTTCAACTTGTCACCTGCAACTTCATCAAACATgattacagtatttattaaaaactgaagagGTGGAgtccaaactggcctaagtcaaGTTGGCAAGTTAGGAGAAGGATGACAAAAAGTCATGAAACAAATTTCATGCCCCTAGTTcctgcatattttatttcattagatagttgaatttatttgtgtctcagtgaaacatacagcagagtccgtacagacTAGTTTGTGTCTATGCCTTTCCAATTCAccgcgagctaaagcaaggaggtgcactatcacctttactttttaacttcgctcaagaatatgctattaggaaagtccaggataacagagagggtttcgaattgaacaggttacatcagctccttgtttatgtggatgacatcaatatgttaggagaaaatccacaaactattagagaaaacatgggaattttacttgaagcaagtagagagataggtttggaagtaaattccgaaaagacaaagtatatgattatgtctcatgacgaaaatattgtaagaaatgaaaatataaaaattagaagtttatcctttgaagaggtggaaaaatttaaatatcttggagcaacagtaacaaatataaatgatactggaaggaaattaaacgcataataaatatgggaaatgcctgtttatGTCATCATTTGTCAAATTACTGGCATTACAAGCATGCGCTTCTTTATGAGAGCAGGTTATGATGGGTTTCCTTCCTGCATCTGAGCTATTTCTCGCACAAGCTTACTAACGGCGATTTTTGCACCCATCAAACTCACTTCTTATTCTCTTACGTCCTCTTCGAGACTGTATCACTCTAttcttcaatattaatttcactCATATTCTATGGATATCATGTCCGTCCTAGCCAACACTACAAGTTTTGTGTAGCCTATAGTCTATATTGAATGCCGACTTAGATCATTTTGGAAATAATAAACAGAATACTTACGACAGTTTGGAATGAATCTAATATTCATTATTGCATGTAATGAACTTTTCAGCATTATACAATATGTTTATATCCCGTTCATAGAAGGTGGAACAATAATTCTGAAATTACCTTCAgtttaaaaaaagagagagataagacactttggaatccacctcttagATTGTACTTTTAATAGCGATATTACGTATTGTAAGAAATATTCTCTGCAATTAAAATTAGCTAAATATTCACAACAACCCTCACACTGGATAGATGAAATATCACCTCAATGTCAAGTCATCACACTAGAACAAGGAACTATACCAacttactaatattaataataaatgaagataGCACCAGAAAATATTGCCGTTAACTTTCCAGCACAATTCATAAGGCTAAAAACATACAGATCCTAGCTTTCTTCTTGCTTGTCTTGTACAAAACATAATTCTCTTAAAGAACCCAACTgagtgcattatttttttttttggttggttatttaatgacgctgtatcaattactagattatttagcgtcaatggaattggtgatagagagatgaggccaagaattccACACACAATCtcacatttgtcttacagttggggaaaacctcggaagaaactcatgttatcaacccaagcgggaattgaacctacGCCACAGCACAACTCCGGAGGAGCAGGCAAatgcctctgccgactgagctatgctggtggctccTCCAGGCAATGATTTTTGTGTATATGAATAGTGATTTATAGACAATGGATTTATGTGCGCTTAAAAGAgtcaaaatatgcactaaaatgtTACTACAAATATACACTAGATATTTATGCCTGTGATATCTAGACATATTAAATGTTCTTCCTGATGGCTGTGATTTGATTTCcagcatacagtacatacaatgaTCATTTTCTCTACATGTTCAGGACTAAATTTACGACGTTTATGAGTTTGTATGCAGAGAAGGGCCTTTCAACATCTATGGATGTGATAGAACAGTATTTCCATGCATGTACATTGTCACCCTGCGGTATTTGTTCAcagagaataaaatttaaaaatcacaattTCTTTGTGAAACAGAATAGTTTTTCACTCAATATTTCTGCGTATTTAGAAGGGCATACTTAAGTTCACTTTACACTTTCTGAAGGACTGAAAGAGACTCATAAAGggaaaaaccacatttttctaCTTTCTGTCTTTCCTGAGGTAGATTTTGAAAAGCTCTTTTATTAAATTCAAGTTCCTCTACAATGTTTTATTTGTGAAAATGTTCTATGAACATTGAACTGCCAAACATCATCGTAACAACTTCTCTATTACTGTCATAATAAGAGAGCAGCATCAATGCACACACCCCAGTAGAAAAGAATTGGTTCTGGGAGCATTTCCCTGTAAGCATTAACTTTCCCAGGGGCTTTTACAATATGTTCTTGGTTCTAAAaatcaaagtaggcctacttatttcacAAAATTGTTCCCGTATGACTTTTGATACCCTATTAACAAGTAATTACTGTGGGATAAAATGTTTTCAGAGCTGAAGCAGCTCACCACGTGTAGAATGCAGAATCTGAAAACAGAACTCGAAATTTATGTTCAATACCTTCTTCCGGCTATAATACTCTTAAAAGCATTGTTTACAATGTGAGCAATGGTGAAATGTTAAGTTTTCTGTAAGACCctacaagcaaacaaacaaaaacgtttTCCCAACTCGTCTTTATTCACAGTTTGTCAATAAGGAAATTTGCCACATGACGGTCACAGGCATCATTTAGGTCTAAATCCCCTATGAGACAGTTTTTCAAGTTATGTCAGATTCTTTTAATTGTTGAATGGTAAAAGCCACAACTGCAACATTTATCTAGGAAATTCCAGAACTGCTAAGTGAATTCCATGGTATATCTGCTGTATAGCATAGATAACTGTGATGTATATTTAGGCAAAGAGCTGCTTTGTTGTGCCAATAATGTTTGCTTTGATGagctttgttttttgtttagcTAGCTGCAACATTCTGATTGGTAGTTGGATGTCGGCTTGGCtgaaatttttctctttttctcacacttaatttattttgttgctgTCTGAAGTATAAGCCCCCACAAAGCTCCCCGTTTCCCCTTCGCCACTGTGTGGTAGTCCCTTTGTCAACTGTAGGCCTAATAACTTAACGCACTGTAATGGACACTGATCAGCAACAACACTCTTTGAAGCGCATTTCTCAAGTTGGATTCGAACTCACAGCTCTGGGATTGGAAGTTGGACTCTCGAATTAATTATCTTGACAGTTTTCCATATTTCTCCTACTTCCTATTAACTGCCCTGTGACAGCAGTTCTGACTTCTCAGGTTTAAATTCTCCTTGTAGGTCTGTCTCACAGCTGCTGCAATCCAAAGGAACTAAGATTTGATTTTCTGGGAAATACTGAAAAACTTGTGGTGAAAGGTggctgtgaaattttattttcccaAGTACTTCACTTCTGTCTATTGTACTATAGTCACATTATTATCTATTGATCGTcatgaataacaaattaagattaCCTTTGATAATGTTTGCCAAACAGGTAACTAAATCAGCTGACATGGTTATGTAGGCTCTTCTttctctaattatgttgcaaaaacgtataatcaaaatttgtttgaaaaggtgactggattatccaacaaatttcatCCTTTCCgcattgaatgtttttagaactgaccaaatttataaatactctttaatgaaattctatcataaaaatagaattaaatttgtaggtcagccacatgctcataatacaagacgaaatgaaattcttaatttagttgaacctgAATGTTTCACATacgctgctttactacacagtacaaattatggtccacgtctatataattcgataataaaatttcatccagaattgactactttaagcaatgacattttcagatccagaattaaaaaatttatatgacagacttccctgttttataatatgtactacgtattgtaaaacaagtttatttctatcctaagtatattttttctatcttatctttgttactatatcaacatgacctgtactaattatactactactaataataacttaacagcctattaatctatcaccaatttcaacatcgtctctttttacactcagttattactagtattattattactaactttattattatcatcatctttatgtgaccttttttcttaagtgttTTGTccacaaagtatgtatatttatgtatgtttctatctactcttcttaagaatgtgatcttagtgcaagaattttagattttattttagaaacagtagagatttctatttttgtgaattaccagtatgtataatctgtgtaatcagaattttaaatcttaattcagaaaaaataggCATGGTTggtgaacaatgtaaaattgtatgtcattttcaagtctttctatcaaaacggaactgtccctgaacacgagctttgctctttcggggtactttcatgtagcgtttttttatgtatatgttattattaaataaataaataaatgaaattatatccAGAATTAATATAAACTGACCATTCTGTTCGACAAGTAATTCAGCCTAGATATTGCGTACCTAACTTACTCACCACTAGTGCTAGGATTTTGCTCTATTTGTCTATTTCATaggtttttaatatgttttggaacaactggataatatgcatggtagagcaatgtcgatagtggACTTTATTCGTTGGCCACCAGTCACCGGACCGTACCGAGCCATGTCAAACAAAAgtcaatcgaaatggtggtagtgaaattcgcgactatattcttaaataaatcactccattagtcagtcaagtgcaaggtttatgtaGTAAAACAGCGGTGTTttgaatgaattaaaaaaaaatacagatgtagcaagatcttaaagtaggttatcacaatgaaatgaagaggaaaaaaaggtgtgtttcacggaatatcattcaaatgacggaagataaatttccggttaatgttcgccaaagcacTAAGTActtaattatgaccgcgttgccgttttatttgtgACCTAGGGAAAAagtacctagccttttacgaaaaaaaaatttttggggccatgaaattattcaccgctttcattatattactgcttatcaatattacgaaacaaaaactgtcataaagacCATGACCGGCTAGAAACATTGATACAAAAGAGATAAACCAATTCGgctgtgatgaaacaaaagaaaatgcgacagatattttagttcgagataaaatggataCTTAACAAGACATAGTGAAACGTTTCGAAAAGGAAATGACAAAAAAGGTACATTTCTTGCCTGTCTGCGCATGCACGGagttggttaataaaaacctaaactaaccaaacctaaccttcgtatatgcaaggtgtgtaaccggagcaagaagggatcttcttCATTTGATCTGCAGTGTAcatgcgaaaataaattcaagtaaggatcacacTCCCACTGAATgtgctacagcaaaactgtttctgtcccaaACCTCTCATCTAAGCCACATAATCTACTCgaaatatttacgcaaatacaccttgttgctaacagtggtgctatctctcaataatgttcagaacgaaggaggtagagagaaaaaaaaaacaaatttctccttctaacaacACACACCAacatcatgttcttatgttggcgacattgtgtatttaattaaatttggtggtaaacataacggcacggttcaaagctaccgtgctaattctccagtttaaaGTATGTTTTATCTGCACAGAATGCAGATAGTTGAATTTTACAGGGCCTACATTTGCCTATTTTGTGAATTAGAGCCTATTTTATTGAGTTTACGGTATAAAAAAGATTTTCAAGAACTGATAttgctaaaagaaaaaaaagctaGGATATTTGCATAAATTGCATATGCATAGTTAACATTGTCCAGTTTTGGGGTTTTCTATAGCACACCACACTGAAGGTTTTTTGACGGAAAAAGtggtctaattttcagagggTAGGTAGTTTTGAATGTCAAAAATTCATACATGACGTCACTTTGCTTGAAAACATATAACAAAATACCAAAGAATTCGAAAGAATTGATCGGTGTTGGGTAACCTAAAAGTCATTATCATTAACAAGTGAAATAAAGAGGcagaacacttcaaaatgaacgtgAAACGCATATTTCACTTCACATAATATAttcaaggcataccaaaagtctaaatcagcctaacctgtcacagatccgtATCTGCTAGGCAAACTAAaagactaaactaacctaaccagtCACAGATTAGGCGTAGGCCTACTAAAAGCCTAACCTGTCACATTCCCGCACTGTAGAACTTAGAAAAACGCAATTAGTGTCGCATGCTATAGGAAAACCGGTTTTGCTCTGTGATCTGTAATAATAATTAGCCTAAGGggaaatctttacaatagcgatAACAAAGGAAGGCCAACAGCAAGGACCCACCGTCCTAACGACATTATGGGATAGCATGGAAGAGAGGGTTTGAGTGGGGTAGTGACATTCTTAGGCAATTATGAGTATATACGCATGCCAAAAGGctaaactaacctgtcactgattcaaCCTTACGAAAGCTTTATTTTCTTTGTGATCATTATGAAAACGCACGGAAGTTAGATGTGCTAACCCTTCCATCTCGACGGAGCAATCCTGCCTACCCGCTCCTCTCTGGCAGACCCcattttcacagcaactttccaccttATTTCAGTGCGAAATTGGCGTTGACACTAAATTTGTGGACATTTGTTTACAGTACGAATAACTGAATTAGAAACCAAATACCGGTATGTAAACACATTTGTACCTCACCGTGGTAACACAAATGTAAAGAAATACAAGAGAAAACATCAGAAGAGTCCTTCTTAGACAATATACATGAAGAAAAAAGAGATGGTAATTGCACCACAAACGGACGTGTTATTTACTGTCAAGTCTGCCCTAAAGAGGTAAGCTGTGCTTAATTCACAGTAGATTTTTGGTAACCACGTTGCCACTGCCTGGTTACCCAACAGTGTATTTTTAGGCGGATGAATTTCGTTCAGATAAAATGTGAGAAAAAGGTCATCTTGCTCAACACAAAATCACAGCAATGCATAGTCTATacaaatgtaaagaaaaataGCAACAGTAGCAGGGAAAAACTTAGATTCAAAATCTTCAGTCACTACAACTGCAAACTAAGTATTTCTAATGCAGGGACACAGTGGAACAGTCCCCAATTTGGAATCAgataacattaggcctacttcattcaAACATAGACCCATACCCATGTGTTCATTTTCAAGACACAAAAGCATTCTCAGCGACAAAAGATATTGCTTCACCCAGAGAGCATAGAAAAAAATGGGATAAATTTCAGATACCTtactttccctcttactccaaaattttaatcttgtacacacaaaataaattatcggcactgaaaagtgccttttcgtaagtatgatgatgcgcattcgaccaACACAgataaatctgctctttttagtattttaagataataaattattgccaGTAAGGTATCCGTAAACTgaaattttccctttaaattatacTAAGTGGCTTAAGTAGActtaaatttattgttgtttacTTTCTAATGCCTATTTCAAGTGTCAGGGGTTATTTGAGTGCCTGTTTTATGAAGTTTTTAATATCTTTTAGGCAGTCTAGGCCTATTTAACAATTTTTGGTGCCTATCGATCCTAAGACTACCGGTACTCAGATAACGTTGATTAAATTATATGCCTATACCTTTTTCAGTcggtctgggtggcgcagtcggtagagtgctagccttctgtgccctaggttgcgggttcgatcctagcCTAGGTCGAtaatatttaagtgtgcttaaatgcgacaggctcatgccagtagatttactggcatgtaaaagaactcctgagggacaaaattccggcacaccggcgacactgataaaatctcagcagttgcgagcgtcgttaaataaaacacaggcCTAATTTTTATACCATTTTCGTGACTTCTTAATTCTTCAGTACTTAAATAGTTTTAGAGTACGAAAAACATTAACGTAATCCGTATATAAAGATACTTTAATTCTTCACAGTTAAGTCTatccataaaaaaaataaagctatACATTCCAAACAAGCTGATacgataataaaaacaataacactACAGATGAATGAATTACAGTTTTTGAAAACATATCCAGTGCAATTAATAATCTTTAAATGAAGTTCAGgtcgaagaaatataattacgccGGTCATGAAAAGACTTCCTCTCGTTATTTTAACCTAACCTAGAAACAAAACTCATTAAAACTGCGTCACTATAACATCCaacataataatgtaattaatctgAAAAATTACGCTCCGCTTGCTccgtatttc
This region includes:
- the LOC138706774 gene encoding ankyrin repeat domain-containing protein 11 isoform X2, whose translation is MRRIPPQNKGDKLNSVRLHQARVRDDKRLPRADIAPCDSERTGMEGSEDVYEFKSGKDASPDTGDKKEPPADCNSPTRQESPVEQGGKRNFAEVGEGADEGDEENKRKKRKDSDSSKENARNGGGTSGRFGGGRNGASEKCTKVTGNQKNGGGAAAKNAANGSDRRSPSSGTGSNSPKLASATASTCSGGGSAGGKGTESDGEGEESRGGKGGGSGPEPPGPNPAAWTGGPKVPPLKIVIPQQSASLEQEQGNRNGKNGAARHHQALPYVVASSDANTDKEPPASGGGPSPSEPTGAGSGGGGAAKSDEKKDSGAGPLMSEEQRSTHHQRVLRSSHRSGGGTSASANVAATTAAVSSSSSLSTASASVSGSSAPSPAASGASSGGAVDRGSNNSSPSQSQSPSLAECAAPPASVETSSVAGAAKSASPANTSMAPTPEEKVVEPAEQPGQQPQPAPPQPPPVDLHPRKRKMKQSKESQAAAASTSTAEPSDSASTTTEVHPHDQPITNCYQLFLNIRKQIERRRKGLFPVQPKPPQGFKDYLMNRCTYVLAGNASSRLSVPVVSPPQNLQGAMKDLFGEQEKERYRLRMQHVIEKEKLVLSVEQEILRVHGRAARALANQSLPFSVCTILKDEEVYNVITPEQEEKDRNARSRYNGRLFLSWLQDVDDKWEKIKESMLLRHHNEAESLHAVQRMDWEWKMKELGICEFKAKPVIEDLHVPMVHVSDDFDLLPA
- the LOC138706774 gene encoding ankyrin repeat domain-containing protein 11 isoform X1 is translated as MRRIPPQNKVAGDKLNSVRLHQARVRDDKRLPRADIAPCDSERTGMEGSEDVYEFKSGKDASPDTGDKKEPPADCNSPTRQESPVEQGGKRNFAEVGEGADEGDEENKRKKRKDSDSSKENARNGGGTSGRFGGGRNGASEKCTKVTGNQKNGGGAAAKNAANGSDRRSPSSGTGSNSPKLASATASTCSGGGSAGGKGTESDGEGEESRGGKGGGSGPEPPGPNPAAWTGGPKVPPLKIVIPQQSASLEQEQGNRNGKNGAARHHQALPYVVASSDANTDKEPPASGGGPSPSEPTGAGSGGGGAAKSDEKKDSGAGPLMSEEQRSTHHQRVLRSSHRSGGGTSASANVAATTAAVSSSSSLSTASASVSGSSAPSPAASGASSGGAVDRGSNNSSPSQSQSPSLAECAAPPASVETSSVAGAAKSASPANTSMAPTPEEKVVEPAEQPGQQPQPAPPQPPPVDLHPRKRKMKQSKESQAAAASTSTAEPSDSASTTTEVHPHDQPITNCYQLFLNIRKQIERRRKGLFPVQPKPPQGFKDYLMNRCTYVLAGNASSRLSVPVVSPPQNLQGAMKDLFGEQEKERYRLRMQHVIEKEKLVLSVEQEILRVHGRAARALANQSLPFSVCTILKDEEVYNVITPEQEEKDRNARSRYNGRLFLSWLQDVDDKWEKIKESMLLRHHNEAESLHAVQRMDWEWKMKELGICEFKAKPVIEDLHVPMVHVSDDFDLLPA
- the LOC138706774 gene encoding ankyrin repeat domain-containing protein 11 isoform X3 codes for the protein MEGSEDVYEFKSGKDASPDTGDKKEPPADCNSPTRQESPVEQGGKRNFAEVGEGADEGDEENKRKKRKDSDSSKENARNGGGTSGRFGGGRNGASEKCTKVTGNQKNGGGAAAKNAANGSDRRSPSSGTGSNSPKLASATASTCSGGGSAGGKGTESDGEGEESRGGKGGGSGPEPPGPNPAAWTGGPKVPPLKIVIPQQSASLEQEQGNRNGKNGAARHHQALPYVVASSDANTDKEPPASGGGPSPSEPTGAGSGGGGAAKSDEKKDSGAGPLMSEEQRSTHHQRVLRSSHRSGGGTSASANVAATTAAVSSSSSLSTASASVSGSSAPSPAASGASSGGAVDRGSNNSSPSQSQSPSLAECAAPPASVETSSVAGAAKSASPANTSMAPTPEEKVVEPAEQPGQQPQPAPPQPPPVDLHPRKRKMKQSKESQAAAASTSTAEPSDSASTTTEVHPHDQPITNCYQLFLNIRKQIERRRKGLFPVQPKPPQGFKDYLMNRCTYVLAGNASSRLSVPVVSPPQNLQGAMKDLFGEQEKERYRLRMQHVIEKEKLVLSVEQEILRVHGRAARALANQSLPFSVCTILKDEEVYNVITPEQEEKDRNARSRYNGRLFLSWLQDVDDKWEKIKESMLLRHHNEAESLHAVQRMDWEWKMKELGICEFKAKPVIEDLHVPMVHVSDDFDLLPA